A section of the Sulfuricurvum kujiense DSM 16994 genome encodes:
- a CDS encoding GNAT family N-acetyltransferase, which translates to MSIQNSNLTDIDEIFRLYKIATDFQKSKFFVHWPEFKRELIETEIRENRQWKMVIDGRIACIWATTFNDPQIWGERDRDPALYIHRIATNPDFRGNNFVARIVEWAEQYARENDRSYIRMDTIGENRGLIEHYQKCGFEYLGYHKLDSIEGLPDHYALADACLFEIKLL; encoded by the coding sequence ATGAGTATCCAAAACAGTAATTTAACCGACATCGACGAGATTTTCAGACTCTATAAAATTGCCACCGATTTCCAAAAGTCCAAATTCTTCGTCCATTGGCCAGAGTTCAAACGGGAACTGATCGAGACAGAAATACGCGAGAATCGTCAATGGAAGATGGTGATTGATGGACGTATAGCGTGTATCTGGGCGACAACGTTTAACGATCCGCAGATATGGGGAGAACGTGACCGCGATCCCGCACTCTATATCCACCGTATCGCAACCAATCCTGATTTTAGAGGCAATAATTTCGTAGCCCGAATCGTCGAGTGGGCGGAACAATACGCGCGTGAAAATGACAGAAGCTATATTCGAATGGATACCATCGGCGAAAATAGAGGACTGATAGAGCATTATCAAAAATGTGGGTTCGAATATCTAGGGTATCACAAACTGGATTCTATCGAAGGATTACCCGACCATTATGCACTCGCGGATGCGTGTTTGTTTGAGATAAAACTTTTGTAA
- the istB gene encoding IS21-like element helper ATPase IstB, translating into MSYPNERITELCNRLQLPFIAEHCSLLIDQASKSEMSFSEFAEQLLAIEAQGRDERSAKTLMKFAGFPAIKTLGEYDFDFSLGVNKQQIMELSGLSFVQEAKNIILLGSSGVGKTHLSIALGVIASQSRIKTKFIAASDLLIQMQEAKKAKRYNEYLKRIVMMPRLLIIDEIGYFPMNREDANHFFQVISRRYERGSTILTSNLPFSKWTQIFNDDAIITTAILDRLLHHSVVVNIQGDSFRLKDKKKEGFISLPTPPKIKPKPKEDV; encoded by the coding sequence ATGAGTTATCCTAATGAGCGGATCACCGAACTGTGCAATCGTCTACAACTTCCCTTTATTGCAGAACATTGCTCCCTCCTGATAGATCAAGCTTCAAAGAGTGAAATGAGCTTTTCAGAGTTCGCCGAACAGCTCCTTGCCATTGAAGCACAGGGGAGAGACGAACGCAGTGCGAAGACGCTGATGAAGTTTGCGGGGTTCCCTGCTATCAAGACATTGGGAGAATACGATTTCGATTTCTCATTAGGGGTAAACAAGCAGCAGATCATGGAACTCTCAGGATTATCGTTTGTCCAAGAGGCAAAAAATATCATTCTCTTAGGTTCCAGTGGTGTCGGTAAAACGCATCTCTCTATTGCACTAGGAGTCATTGCATCTCAAAGCCGTATCAAGACCAAGTTCATTGCTGCGTCCGATCTTCTGATTCAGATGCAGGAGGCTAAAAAAGCCAAACGCTACAACGAATACCTCAAACGTATCGTCATGATGCCACGGCTTCTTATCATCGATGAAATCGGCTACTTCCCTATGAACCGTGAAGATGCCAATCACTTCTTCCAAGTAATCTCCAGACGTTACGAACGGGGTTCAACGATTCTCACGTCCAACCTGCCATTTAGCAAATGGACACAGATCTTTAACGATGATGCCATCATCACAACTGCTATCCTTGATCGGCTACTGCATCACAGTGTCGTCGTCAATATTCAAGGCGATTCATTCCGCCTCAAAGATAAAAAGAAAGAGGGATTTATCTCATTACCAACCCCTCCGAAAATCAAACCAAAACCAAAGGAGGACGTTTAA
- a CDS encoding ABC transporter ATP-binding protein: protein MSMIIDFQNVDLRYEDEYVLKNISLHIQEGQHTVILGANGSGKSTLIKLINCELYPSYKNEPFKREILGHERWVVSQLRQQIGVVTNDLHSRFSFDAGYLSGFETVLSGFYGTIGLFDHLDHTPEQTQSALHAMDRLGILHLQHKRVDQMSTGELRKCIVARALVHPIKAILLDEPTVGLDIKAQLDFIEMMRSLARSGTTVILVTHHIEEVFEEIEHAILLHAGGIHASGETSAVLSGANLSVIFNTQLEVQKSHNRYSIQPYHFSLTL, encoded by the coding sequence ATGAGTATGATCATTGATTTTCAGAACGTCGATCTTCGGTATGAAGATGAGTATGTCTTGAAAAACATCTCCTTGCATATCCAAGAAGGGCAACATACCGTTATCTTAGGAGCTAACGGATCAGGAAAATCAACCCTTATCAAGCTGATCAACTGTGAACTCTACCCATCGTATAAAAACGAACCGTTTAAACGAGAGATTCTAGGGCATGAGCGCTGGGTCGTATCCCAATTGCGTCAACAAATCGGCGTCGTGACAAACGATCTGCATAGCCGATTTAGTTTTGATGCGGGGTATTTGAGCGGATTTGAGACAGTGTTGAGTGGGTTTTACGGAACCATCGGATTGTTTGATCATTTAGATCATACTCCCGAACAAACTCAAAGTGCTTTGCATGCGATGGATCGATTGGGTATTTTGCACTTACAGCATAAACGGGTAGATCAGATGTCAACGGGGGAGTTGCGTAAATGCATCGTCGCACGTGCCCTTGTCCATCCGATCAAGGCAATCTTGCTCGATGAGCCGACCGTAGGGCTTGATATCAAAGCACAGCTTGATTTTATTGAGATGATGCGCTCCCTTGCCCGCAGCGGTACAACGGTGATTCTCGTCACCCATCATATCGAAGAGGTGTTTGAGGAGATTGAACATGCTATATTGCTCCATGCTGGGGGTATCCATGCATCGGGAGAGACAAGTGCGGTATTGAGCGGTGCCAATCTCTCGGTCATTTTCAACACGCAACTCGAAGTACAAAAGAGCCATAACCGCTATTCGATACAACCTTATCATTTCTCCCTTACGCTATGA
- a CDS encoding type II toxin-antitoxin system RelE/ParE family toxin gives MPIELEKQYLKDRERAIRSIGEAIIEKTEKLFETDSSHPSLHNKPIICSKDKFKHSVRVGGTGYRIIYTIRENYIYFQRLINHDIYDRLTKDC, from the coding sequence ATGCCAATCGAGCTTGAAAAGCAATACCTAAAAGATCGAGAACGAGCAATCAGATCGATTGGTGAAGCCATTATCGAAAAAACTGAAAAACTTTTCGAAACCGATTCTTCTCATCCATCACTTCACAACAAACCAATTATTTGCTCAAAAGACAAGTTCAAACACTCAGTGCGTGTTGGTGGAACCGGCTACCGGATCATCTATACCATACGAGAAAACTACATTTATTTCCAGCGCCTTATAAATCATGACATCTATGATCGATTGACGAAAGATTGCTAA
- a CDS encoding OprD family outer membrane porin, with protein MIKRSLLLSLLLSVSGSAQSLEDIFAEGKVSGNLRAFWYDGERELRIDRTALTVGGILSYKTAPYEGVSGGVSLFSSNGITSLTHMPESGQTHNLNLDGSSINTLGEAYLQYTGYDTSIKYGRQRLDLPLSNDYYNRMLPNSFEALSFENRSLNHTTLKGAYITGWKYKGSDTFVSPTYSLGVDRDIAVLGGIYTPTASLKIELYDTFVRDVMNAPYLQIINNEIWKSSEGTTLSGALQYLNERSTGDKAVGDVDTYLLGLRGILTQGSWSLSTLYTRIGDQSLLGTGGRYEKMGWGAFITYTDLQIDGESENAGAEAYGGVLTYRPDSSFEISAKYMKIDQDDAIQSNSASLTQNPRPDSDEYNIDATYQPNKEFRLRTRLAYINYDRESTSLYKNKSYDETNVRIIADYLF; from the coding sequence GATTAAACGCTCACTTCTATTATCGCTGCTCCTCAGCGTTTCAGGCTCGGCACAAAGCCTTGAAGATATTTTTGCCGAAGGGAAAGTGAGCGGTAATCTCCGCGCTTTTTGGTATGACGGAGAGCGTGAACTGCGAATCGACCGAACCGCCCTCACGGTTGGGGGAATTTTAAGCTATAAAACGGCCCCCTACGAAGGAGTGAGCGGAGGAGTTTCCCTCTTTTCGAGCAACGGAATCACTTCACTTACCCACATGCCCGAATCGGGACAGACCCATAACCTCAATCTTGACGGCAGTTCCATCAATACGTTGGGTGAAGCTTATCTCCAATACACGGGTTATGATACCTCCATCAAATACGGTCGCCAACGTCTCGATCTGCCGCTCTCAAACGATTACTACAACCGAATGCTCCCCAACAGTTTCGAAGCGCTCAGTTTTGAGAACCGATCACTCAACCATACAACCCTCAAAGGTGCTTACATCACCGGATGGAAGTACAAAGGTTCTGATACCTTTGTCTCGCCGACCTACTCGCTGGGGGTAGATCGTGACATCGCCGTCCTCGGGGGAATCTATACTCCCACCGCTTCTCTTAAAATCGAACTCTACGACACCTTTGTGCGTGATGTGATGAACGCTCCGTATCTACAGATCATCAACAATGAAATTTGGAAATCTTCCGAGGGGACAACCCTTTCGGGAGCATTGCAATATTTGAATGAACGAAGTACCGGCGACAAAGCGGTGGGTGATGTCGATACCTATCTGCTCGGATTACGTGGAATACTGACACAAGGGTCTTGGAGCCTAAGTACCCTCTACACCCGTATTGGCGATCAGAGTTTACTCGGAACGGGAGGACGGTATGAGAAGATGGGGTGGGGAGCGTTTATCACCTACACCGATCTGCAAATCGATGGAGAGAGTGAAAACGCAGGTGCGGAAGCCTACGGAGGAGTCCTCACTTATCGCCCTGATTCCAGTTTTGAGATTTCGGCCAAATATATGAAAATCGATCAAGATGATGCCATCCAATCCAATAGCGCATCGCTCACCCAAAATCCCCGCCCCGATTCGGACGAATACAACATCGATGCGACCTATCAGCCGAATAAAGAGTTTCGCCTGCGAACTCGCTTAGCCTATATCAACTATGACAGAGAGAGTACGTCGCTGTATAAAAACAAATCGTACGATGAGACCAATGTGAGGATCATCGCCGATTATCTGTTTTAA
- the istA gene encoding IS21 family transposase — MIKKLKKQGLSISQIARQVGACRNTVKKYLRLPDGVRPVQVRPPKGSQADPFIGLAYEMIEAGKRSGDIIPASSVYEEIKRQGYTGSLRTLQRSIAAWELRADTEKKAEPLIRFETEAGIQMQVDWVEFPKEGISAFVATLGYSRMSYVEYVSDEKVETLIECHKNAFEYFGGVVREGLYDNMKSVILQRNYYGKGKHRFHPLFQDFAKHYGFEIRMCRPYRAKTKGKVERFNRYLRHSFHQPLKAKLLLRSLTLTKEIANAEVAKWLNSVANTRIHQSTFAKPIDLLKEVEQDKLMSLPFIDYTVASLRLHEELQLANTKPQRPIPTNTLTPKKKKSKEPPISLDYYDLLIPTALLSVVRSIA; from the coding sequence ATGATAAAGAAGTTAAAGAAGCAAGGGCTGAGCATCTCTCAGATTGCTCGACAAGTAGGGGCTTGCCGCAATACGGTAAAGAAGTATTTGCGATTACCCGATGGTGTACGACCAGTACAGGTTCGTCCCCCCAAAGGGAGTCAAGCTGATCCGTTTATCGGACTGGCGTATGAGATGATCGAAGCGGGTAAACGCTCAGGGGATATTATCCCCGCATCATCGGTATATGAAGAGATCAAACGCCAAGGGTATACGGGAAGTCTTCGGACATTGCAACGCTCCATCGCTGCATGGGAACTGCGTGCGGATACGGAGAAGAAAGCAGAACCGCTGATTCGGTTTGAAACCGAAGCGGGCATACAGATGCAAGTTGATTGGGTCGAGTTTCCCAAAGAGGGAATATCGGCGTTTGTGGCAACACTGGGATATTCACGAATGTCGTATGTCGAATACGTCAGTGACGAGAAAGTCGAGACGCTGATTGAGTGCCATAAAAATGCCTTTGAGTATTTCGGCGGTGTGGTTCGAGAGGGTCTGTATGACAACATGAAGAGTGTTATCCTTCAGCGCAACTATTACGGCAAGGGGAAACATCGGTTCCATCCATTGTTCCAAGACTTCGCCAAACACTACGGGTTCGAGATCCGAATGTGTAGACCGTATCGGGCAAAAACCAAAGGGAAAGTAGAACGATTCAACCGCTATCTACGCCACAGCTTCCATCAGCCTCTCAAAGCGAAACTATTGCTCCGTTCCCTCACCCTAACCAAAGAGATTGCCAACGCAGAAGTGGCTAAATGGCTGAACAGTGTAGCCAATACTCGTATCCACCAAAGCACCTTCGCCAAACCGATTGATCTGTTAAAGGAAGTTGAACAAGATAAATTGATGAGCTTACCGTTTATCGATTACACCGTCGCAAGCTTGAGACTACACGAAGAATTACAACTCGCCAACACCAAGCCCCAGCGTCCGATACCGACCAATACACTGACCCCTAAAAAGAAAAAGAGCAAAGAACCGCCAATATCATTGGATTACTATGATCTCTTGATCCCTACAGCGCTCCTCAGTGTTGTTAGGAGTATCGCATGA
- a CDS encoding recombinase family protein, producing MLIGYMRVSTDGDRQSTDLQRDALIGAGIDERNIFEDKASGSKDDCVGLAQALEYVKEGDTLVVWKLDRLGRSLPHLIEIVSQLKAKGIGFKSLTEGMDTSSPSGELLFHVFGALAQFERSLIQERVNAGLAAARKRGRIGGRPRAIPQEKMDAILDALNNGMSKAGICRTFEVKRSTLIDALNRSKP from the coding sequence ATGCTAATAGGATATATGCGAGTATCAACTGACGGTGATCGACAAAGTACTGATCTTCAACGTGATGCATTGATCGGTGCCGGTATCGATGAACGAAATATTTTCGAAGATAAAGCTTCCGGGTCTAAAGATGATTGTGTCGGTTTAGCTCAAGCGCTGGAATATGTCAAAGAGGGTGATACACTCGTTGTTTGGAAACTGGATCGATTAGGAAGATCCCTACCCCATTTGATCGAAATTGTTTCACAACTCAAAGCCAAAGGTATCGGATTCAAATCTCTGACTGAGGGAATGGATACTTCCAGCCCATCCGGTGAACTACTCTTTCATGTCTTTGGAGCATTAGCTCAGTTTGAACGCTCGCTCATTCAAGAACGGGTTAATGCCGGATTAGCAGCGGCGCGAAAAAGAGGACGTATCGGTGGACGACCGCGAGCTATCCCTCAAGAAAAAATGGACGCTATTTTAGATGCATTGAATAATGGGATGTCAAAGGCGGGAATATGTCGAACGTTTGAAGTGAAGCGGTCGACGTTGATTGATGCATTGAATAGAAGCAAGCCTTAA
- a CDS encoding leucyl/phenylalanyl-tRNA--protein transferase, whose protein sequence is MSTAQKKIPYITLENVIDSEVLNRYIYPNMSINYYWSDDFSPQIYIALAQAGFISVTHNHEGRLLLLPEMQTYYAVLDYENLRIGKRVAKLLCSNRYRLAVNTGFNEVLSSIQNAYEDCWMVGKYAELMKHLSQNSYENFELFSTELYDEDNGTLISGEIGYVTHNVYTSLSGFHNPSKRYNSWGTLQLVLLAQHLEGQGVRFWNLGHPHMEYKSDLGAKILNRADFIEKWKNNTSNSLD, encoded by the coding sequence ATGAGTACCGCTCAGAAAAAGATCCCTTATATCACACTGGAGAATGTCATCGATTCAGAGGTTTTGAATCGGTATATTTATCCTAATATGAGTATTAACTACTATTGGAGTGATGATTTTTCTCCCCAAATATATATTGCATTGGCCCAAGCGGGATTTATCAGCGTTACACATAATCATGAAGGTCGTCTCTTATTGCTCCCTGAGATGCAGACATATTATGCGGTACTAGATTATGAGAATCTTCGAATAGGAAAAAGAGTTGCTAAGCTGCTATGTTCTAATCGCTACCGCCTAGCAGTTAATACCGGCTTTAACGAAGTCCTTTCCTCTATACAAAACGCTTATGAAGATTGTTGGATGGTAGGTAAATACGCTGAGCTCATGAAACACCTTTCTCAAAACAGCTATGAAAACTTTGAGCTGTTTAGCACTGAACTCTATGATGAAGATAATGGCACACTCATATCCGGAGAGATTGGTTACGTCACACATAACGTCTATACGAGCCTAAGCGGATTTCATAATCCGTCTAAAAGATACAACAGCTGGGGGACTTTGCAACTGGTGCTATTAGCACAGCACTTAGAAGGGCAGGGGGTACGGTTTTGGAATCTGGGACATCCGCATATGGAGTATAAGAGCGATTTAGGGGCGAAGATACTGAATAGGGCAGATTTTATAGAGAAATGGAAAAATAACACTTCAAATTCACTAGATTAA
- a CDS encoding helix-turn-helix transcriptional regulator, translated as MGQIHDYDKILTRLTIILQRLYEGEVLSVQDLATEFNVSTKTIQRDFNQRLIRFPIEKQGSKWKMQLGHSLTKERTPEEALVLEMLGNIAEGIGSEFGVKAKSLFSKLQNNTKNPIYSKTIIEDISDKLGHFHIIEQAILENKMVRFHYNNKLRHVHPYKIVSFEGYWYLYGEEFMESKLKTYYFKGIDHLEITPESFIPNDSTYRILERAINAWFEPDKEPFEVTLKASPEIAKYFHRRPLASTQRILKTYEDGSMEIEVLATSEREIMQEVKKWMPDLIITSPKALALKAKGIADSFLSRQIEHLIQ; from the coding sequence ATGGGACAAATTCATGACTACGATAAAATCCTCACCCGTTTGACGATTATCCTGCAACGTCTTTACGAAGGAGAGGTGTTATCGGTTCAGGATTTGGCCACAGAGTTCAATGTCTCTACTAAAACTATCCAGCGTGATTTCAATCAGCGTCTTATACGCTTCCCGATAGAGAAGCAGGGGAGTAAATGGAAAATGCAGTTAGGGCATTCACTCACCAAAGAGCGAACCCCAGAAGAGGCACTGGTTTTGGAGATGCTGGGCAATATAGCAGAAGGGATCGGGAGTGAGTTTGGTGTCAAAGCCAAATCTCTTTTCTCCAAACTCCAAAACAACACCAAGAACCCCATCTACTCTAAAACCATCATCGAAGACATCTCCGATAAACTCGGACACTTCCATATCATCGAACAAGCTATTTTGGAAAACAAGATGGTACGGTTTCATTACAACAATAAACTTCGTCATGTCCACCCTTATAAGATTGTCTCCTTTGAAGGGTACTGGTATCTCTATGGTGAAGAGTTTATGGAGAGTAAACTCAAGACCTATTACTTCAAAGGGATCGATCATCTCGAAATCACTCCAGAATCTTTCATCCCCAATGATTCAACGTACCGGATACTGGAACGTGCCATCAATGCATGGTTTGAACCCGACAAAGAACCTTTCGAAGTTACCCTCAAAGCTTCCCCGGAGATTGCCAAATACTTTCACCGCAGACCCTTGGCAAGTACCCAGAGAATTCTAAAGACCTATGAAGATGGAAGTATGGAGATTGAAGTACTCGCCACATCAGAACGTGAGATTATGCAAGAGGTCAAGAAGTGGATGCCTGATCTCATCATCACCTCTCCCAAAGCCCTCGCCCTTAAAGCCAAAGGGATTGCTGATAGTTTCCTCAGCCGTCAGATCGAGCATCTGATTCAATAA